From one Magnolia sinica isolate HGM2019 chromosome 18, MsV1, whole genome shotgun sequence genomic stretch:
- the LOC131233736 gene encoding probable purine permease 11, with product MAEHQQLHLQIKEVQEQESPKHATGITKQPHRRLEHWQWWFMVALNITFILSGQTVGALLLRFYYNEGGNSIWMATFVSTAAFPILLIPLFLYRFLNTPSKTTTTTTTAARVPPSFFTLAVIYISFGLLMAGYNVMYSYGLLYLPVSTYSLICATQLAFNAVFTYFFNSQKFTPLIFNSIVILTFSASLLAVGSDSEGPNGVSTAKHVIGFLCTVGASAGFALWLSLTQLSFKKVLKRDTFDVVLEMQLYTSAVASCASVVGLFASGEWRRLEGEMVGFDKGRVAYLMTLVWTAVAWQVCNVGMVGLVFEVSSLFTNVIGAAGLPIVPVLAVVFFHDKMDGVKVVSLLMAVWGFLSYIYQHYLDGCKSDGAIA from the exons ATGGCCGAGCATCAACAGCTGCATCTCCAAATCAAAG AAGTCCAAGAACAAGAATCCCCCAAACATGCAACTGGAATAACCAAACAACCCCACAGAAGACTCGAACACTGGCAATGGTGGTTCATGGTAGCACTCAACATCACATTCATCCTCTCTGGTCAAACCGTAGGCGCTCTCCTCCTAAGATTCTACTACAACGAAGGTGGAAATAGCATTTGGATGGCCACTTTCGTCTCAACCGCAGCCTTCCCGATCCTCCTCATCCCCCTCTTCCTCTATCGCTTCCTTAACACTCCTTCCAAAACAACAACAACGACAACAACAGCGGCGAGAGTGCCGCCTTCCTTTTTCACCCTCGCAGTCATCTATATTTCTTTCGGCCTACTAATGGCAGGCTATAATGTAATGTACTCATATGGACTCTTGTATCTCCCAGTCTCTACCTACTCACTCATTTGTGCGACCCAGCTCGCTTTCAATGCCGTCTTCACTTACTTCTTCAATTCACAGAAGTTCACTCCACTCATATTCAACTCCATAGTCATTCTCACCTTCTCTGCGTCTCTCCTGGCGGTCGGTTCCGATTCCGAGGGTCCCAACGGGGTGTCCACCGCGAAGCATGTGATCGGATTCCTATGCACTGTGGGTGCGTCTGCCGGCTTCGCGCTCTGGCTATCCCTCACCCAACTCTCATTCAAGAAGGTCCTCAAGAGGGACACATTCGATGTAGTGCTCGAGATGCAGCTCTACACGTCGGCTGTTGCTTCCTGTGCGTCCGTTGTTGGCCTCTTTGCGAGTGGGGAATGGAGACGGCTGGAAGGGGAGATGGTTGGGTTTGATAAGGGAAGGGTGGCCTATTTGATGACCTTGGTTTGGACGGCTGTGGCTTGGCAGGTTTGCAATGTGGGGATGGTGGGGCTGGTCTTTGAAGTTTCCTCACTCTTTACAAATGTGATTGGGGCCGCGGGATTGCCGATTGTACCAGTCCTTGCGGTGGTGTTCTTCCATGACAAGATGGATGGGGTGAAGGTTGTATCTTTGCTGATGGCTGTTTGGGGATTTCTATCATACATCTATCAGCATTATCTTGATGGTTGCAAGTCTGATGGTGCTATTGCTTGA